One Cryptomeria japonica chromosome 9, Sugi_1.0, whole genome shotgun sequence genomic window carries:
- the LOC131052575 gene encoding stearoyl-[acyl-carrier-protein] 9-desaturase, chloroplastic, protein MAAVSAVKCMTAPSYGGTGLISTNSSGFIGAKLGGSSQLPDLTARSHKVSMTATLSPKAKEVDKGKNHFHIREAHEQVLHSMPPQKIEIFKSLEGWAEENILIHLKPVENSWQPQDLLPDPASEAFIDDIKELRERSRELPDDYLVCLVGDMITEEALPTYQTMLNTLDGVRDESGASPTSWAVWTRMWTAEENRHGDLLNKYLYLCGRVDMRQIEKTIQYLIGSGMDPRTENSPFLGFLYTSFQERATFISHGNTARFAKDHGDLKLAQICGTIAADEKRHETAYTKIVEKLFEIDPDGTVIAFEDMMRKKISMPAHLMYDGQDDNLFEHFSAVAQRLGVYTARDYADIMEFLVKRWNVEKLEGLSAEGRKAQDYVCKLPPRIRRLEERAQERVKQGQKCGFSWIFNREVVL, encoded by the exons ATGGCAGCTGTGTCCGCTGTGAAATGCATGACGGCCCCCAGTTATGGCGGAACTGGATTAATTTCGACAAATTCTTCAGGGTTTATTGGTGCTAAGCTCGGAGGATCTTCGCAGTTGCCAGATTTGACGGCTAGATCTCACAAGGTCTCAATGACTGCGACACTTTCTCCTAAGGCCAA GGAAGTTGACAAGGGTAAAAATCATTTTCACATACGTGAGGCTCATGAACAAGTGCTTCATTCCATGCCACCTCAGAAGATTGAAATCTTTAAATCACTCGAGGGTTGGGCAGAAGAGAATATATTGATCCATTTAAAACCCGTTGAGAATTCTTGGCAGCCACAAGACTTACTGCCTGATCCTGCTTCTGAGGCCTTTATCGATGACATCAAAGAGTTAAGGGAGCGGTCTCGTGAATTGCCGGATGACTATTTAGTTTGTCTGGTGGGAGATATGATTACAGAGGAAGCGTTGCCGACTTATCAGACCATGCTTAACACTTTAGATGGAGTGCGGGATGAGAGTGGTGCCAGTCCCACATCCTGGGCTGTGTGGACTCGTATGTGGACAGCCGAAGAGAACAGACACGGTGATCTTCTCAATAAATATCTTTACTTGTGTGGCCGTGTGGACATGAGACAGATTGAAAAGACCATACAGTACCTCATTGGATCAGGAATG GATCCCCGCACAGAAAATAGTCCTTTTCTTGGATTTTTGTACACATCTTTCCAGGAGAGGGCAACTTTCATATCACATGGTAACACTGCAAGATTTGCCAAAGATCATGGTGATCTCAAACTAGCTCAAATATGTGGAACTATTGCTGCAGATGAGAAGCGCCACGAGACTGCATATACTAAAATAGTTGAGAAGCTATTTGAGATTGACCCTGATGGTACAGTCATAGCTTTTGAAGACATGATGCGGAAGAAGATTTCTATGCCTGCCCATTTGATGTATGATGGGCAGGATGATAATTTGTTTGAGCACTTTTCAGCTGTTGCACAGAGGTTAGGGGTATACACAGCAAGGGACTATGCCGATATCATGGAATTCTTGGTTAAGAGATGGAATGTGGAGAAACTAGAAGGCCTTTCAGCCGAGGGAAGGAAGGCTCAAGATTATGTATGCAAATTGCCGCCTCGTATCAGAAGGCTTGAAGAAAGAGCTCAAGAAAGGGTAAAACAGGGCCAGAAATGTGGTTTCAGCTGGATATTCAACAGAGAAGTGGTGCTATGA